The following are encoded together in the Apus apus isolate bApuApu2 chromosome 7, bApuApu2.pri.cur, whole genome shotgun sequence genome:
- the SERPINC1 gene encoding antithrombin-III — MHLFVLCLFTVWALAAPEHYVVEDVCTAKPRDIPVNPICIYRSPGKKPPEGEGQEPEKRKLPDSTNPRVWELSRANSRFAVVFYKYLADSKDNGQNIFVSPLSISTAFAMTKLGACGSTLQQLMEVFQFDTISEKTSDQIHFFFAKLNCRLYKKANKSSELVSANRLFGEKSLVFNETYQNISEIVYGAKLWPLNFKEKPELSRKVINDWVANKTEKRITEVIPERGIDDLTVLVLVNTIYFKGHWKSQFPAANTKLDLFHKANGETCKVPIMYQESKFHHAFIPQDKVQVLELPYKGDDITMVLVLPSAGTSLVEVERELTSEKLQGWIDSMKEVSLFVYLPRFRVEDSFSVKEKLRKMGLEDLFSPENARLPGIIAEGRTDLYVSEAFHKAFLEVNEEGSEASAATTVIVSGRSFPMNRIIFNANRPFLLFIREAALNTIIFMGRIADPCS; from the exons ATGCATCTTTTCGTGCTGTGTCTCTTCACCGTCTGGGCTCTGGCTGCCCCTGAGCACTATGTTGTGGAAGACGTCTGCACTGCGAAGCCACGCGACATCCCGGTGAATCCCATCTGCATCTACCGCAGCCCTGGGAAGAAGCCCCCAGAGGGGGAGGGGCAAGAGCCAGAGAAGAGGAAGCTCCCAGACTCCACTAACCCCAGGGTCTGGGAGCTGTCAAGGGCCAACTCACGCTTTGCTGTTGTCTTCTACAAGTACCTGGCTGACTCCAAGGACAACGGGCAAAACATCTTCGTGTCACCCCTCAGCATTTCTACAGCGTTCGCCATGACCAAGCTGGGAGCTTGTGGCAGCACCCTCCAGCAGCTCATGGAG GTCTTTCAGTTTGACACCATTTCAGAGAAGACATCTGATCAGATCCACTTCTTCTTTGCCAAGCTGAACTGCCGGCTTTACAAGAAAGCCAACAAATCCTCAGAGCTGGTGTCAGCCAACCGCCTCTTCGGGGAGAAGTCTTTGGTCTTTAATGAGACTTACCAGAACATCAGTGAAATAGTTTATGGAGCTAAGCTCTGGCCCTTGAACTTCAAA GAGAAACCAGAACTTTCCAGGAAGGTCATTAATGACTGGGTGGCCAATAAGACAGAGAAGCGCATTACAGAAGTGATCCCAGAACGAGGTATTGATGATCTCACTGTCTTGGTCCTGGTCAACACCATTTATTTTAAG GGGCACTGGAAATCACAGTTCCCAGCTGCAAACACAAAACTGGATTTATTTCATAAAGCTAACGGTGAGACCTGCAAGGTCCCAATTATGTACCAAGAGTCCAAATTCCACCACGCGTTCATCCCCCAGGACAAAgtccaggtgctggagctgccttaCAAAGGGGACGATATCACGATGgtgctggtcctgcccagtgcTGGGACATCACTGGTGGAGGTGGAGCGAGAACTGACGTCGGAgaagctgcagggctggattGACTCCATGAAGGAGGTGTCTCTCTTTGTCTACCTCCCTCGCTTCCGTGTCGAGGACAGCTTCAGTgtcaaggaaaagctgagaaaaatggGGCTGGAAGATCTCTTCAGTCCAGAAAATGCCAGACTCCCAG GTATCATTGCAGAGGGCCGTACAGACCTGTATGTCTCTGAGGCTTTCCACAAAGCCTTCCTTGAG GTGAATGAAGAAGGCAGTGAGGCATCAGCTGCTACAACTGTCATTGTCTCCGGCCGTTCCTTCCCCATGAACAGAATAATCTTCAATGCCAACAGGCCCTTCCTGCTTTTCATCCGGGAAGCTGCCCTCAACACCATTATCTTCATGGGCAGAATAGCTGATCCTTGCTCCTAA